A genomic stretch from Setaria viridis chromosome 1, Setaria_viridis_v4.0, whole genome shotgun sequence includes:
- the LOC117861182 gene encoding protein PIN-LIKES 2: MLWSMDPQVDIHGDWVSAVAPQLKLLCLTVIGLLLANPRVQVVPRATFKLLSKLVFALFLPCLIFVHLGKSVTFDNILHWWFIPVNVLVSTVIGCILGYIVALICRPPPHLFRFTVIMTGFGNTGNLPIAIIGSVCHTSDHPFGPACDTKGIAYVSFAQWVAVILVYTLVYHMMEPPMQFYEIVGEGNEIQEEPEQVSNYSRSLLHEAEWPGMFDKVTEHSKTPFIARVFMSISGSSQNTFPDIDFTEEGTSGAGPSSPKSIRCLAEPRVVRRIRVVAEKTPIQHVLQPPTIASLLAIIIGMVPVLKGFVFGADAPLSFFTDSLDILAAAVVPSVMLILGGMLAEGPKDNALGIRTTIGIIVARLLVLPCIGIGVVTLADKLHLLVEEDHMYRFVLSLQYSTPSAILLAAIASLRGYGVKEASALLFWQHICAVFSLSLYLIVYFKLMSFI, translated from the coding sequence ATGCTTTGGTCAATGGACCCGCAGGTGGACATCCATGGCGACTGGGTGTCGGCCGTGGCGCCGCAGTTGAAGCTGCTGTGCCTGACGGTCATCGGCCTGCTCCTCGCCAACCCGCGGGTCCAGGTCGTGCCTAGGGCCACCTTCAAGCTCCTGAGCAAGCTCGTCTTTGccctcttcctcccctgccTGATTTTCGTCCACCTCGGCAAATCGGTCACCTTCGACAACATCCTGCACTGGTGGTTCATCCCTGTCAACGTTCTCGTCAGCACTGTCATCGGGTGCATTCTTGGGTACATAGTGGCCCTGATCTGCCGCCCACCCCCACACTTGTTCCGGTTCACTGTGATCATGACTGGGTTTGGCAACACAGGGAATCTCCCGATTGCGATCATCGGGTCGGTCTGCCATACCAGTGATCACCCGTTTGGTCCTGCATGCGACACCAAGGGCATCGCGTATGTCTCATTTGCGCAGTGGGTTGCGGTTATTCTTGTCTACACTTTGGTCTACCACATGATGGAGCCACCTATGCAGTTCTATGAGATTGTTGGTGAGGGTAATGAGATACAGGAAGAACCTGAGCAGGTCAGCAACTACAGCAGGTCTCTGCTTCATGAGGCGGAATGGCCAGGGATGTTTGATAAAGTAACAGAGCACTCAAAGACACCGTTCATCGCCAGAGTTTTCATGAGCATTTCAGGTTCCTCGCAGAATACATTTCCTGATATTGATTTTACTGAAGAGGGTACTTCTGGTGCTGGACCAAGCAGTCCTAAGTCTATCAGATGTTTGGCAGAGCCAAGAGTGGTCAGAAGGATCAGGGTTGTAGCTGAAAAGACTCCAATTCAGCACGTCCTTCAGCCACCGACAATCGCCTCTTTACTTGCCATTATCATCGGCATGGTTCCTGTCTTGAAAGGTTTTGTGTTTGGGGCTGATGCACCACTCTCGTTCTTCACTGATAGTTTGGATATCCTGGCTGCTGCAGTGGTTCCCTCGGTGATGTTAATTCTAGGGGGCATGCTTGCAGAAGGCCCAAAGGATAATGCCTTGGGTATCAGGACTACCATCGGTATAATTGTGGCAAGGCTTTTGGTGCTCCCATGCATTGGCATTGGTGTTGTGACGCTAGCAGACAAATTGCACCTACTTGTTGAGGAAGACCATATGTACCGCTTTGTGCTTTCGCTTCAGTACTCCACGCCAAGCGCTATCTTGCTTGCAGCAATTGCCAGTCTGAGAGGATATGGTGTTAAGGAAGCATCTGCCCTTCTATTCTGGCAGCATATTTGTGCAGTGTTCTCTCTTTCCCTCTACCTGATTGTATACTTCAAGTTGATGTCTTTCATTTGA
- the LOC117861139 gene encoding uncharacterized protein → MNELEQLLGFHRRSRLAKTEHERPAEPASLPCLFPCGWRSIPPYQYFDHQANGTCGNAFDRQRILLQLLLFLLCRGIGGTHGSTVHGNSSDMLSLLDFKKAIAGDPNGVLRSWNTTTPFCQWKGVMCSWKYPGRVVALHLGSHGLSGSISPSLGNLTLLRELNLSSNTFSGLLPPLGHLHKLEVLDLGNNSLHDRIPVALTNCSSLRTLILRFNLIFGEIPPQLSLLSNLLVLKLRQNDISGIIPPTISNITRLQIISLSINQLTGSIPEELGKLSNLSHLSLDRNRLSGDLPQSLFNLSSLGYLSSAFNQLGGALPPNIGNAIPNLYYFYLDNNMFHGHIPASLGNASRLELIGLESNNFAGRIPSSLGKLPNLYDLYLWGNSIEASDQESWAFLYALANCTSSSCNKSTDLRVLYLGENHLSGKVPPIIQNLRGLFALGLDGNDLTGTIEWIGKLRSLVHLYLQENNFVGTIPSSIGNLTNLSSLVLSKNALSGHIPSNLGNLRQLQMLNLSHNNLEGGIPSNLGNLGQLDHLDLSSNMLRGIIP, encoded by the exons ATGAATGAATTGGAG CAGCTGCTCGGCTTCCATCGGCGGTCGAGGCTGGCGAAAACCGAGCACGAACGACCGGCCGAGCCGGCGTCCCTTCCTTGCCTCTTCCCTTGCGGCTGGAGATCAATTCCACCCTACCAG TACTTCGATCACCAGGCAAATGGAACATGTGGAAATGCTTTTGATCGGCAGCGGATCTTGTTGCAG CTACTACTGTTTCTACTGTGCCGAGGAATCGGGGGCACCCATGGCTCAACCGTCCATGGCAACAGCAGCGACATGCTCTCCCTTCTCGACTTCAAGAAGGCCATCGCCGGCGATCCAAACGGGGTCTTGAGGTCGTGGAACACAACCACCCCTTTCTGCCAGTGGAAGGGCGTCATGTGCTCCTGGAAGTACCCGGGGCGTGTTGTAGCGCTACACCTCGGCAGCCATGGCTTGTCAGGCTCCATTTCCCCCTCCCTCGGCAACTTGACCTTGCTCAGGGAACTCAACCTCTCCTCAAACACATTCTCTGGCCTTTTGCCTCCTCTAGGCCATCTCCACAAACTTGAGGTCCTTGATCTGGGCAATAACTCGCTGCACGATAGGATCCCGGTTGCACTCACAAACTGTTCCAGCCTGAGGACACTAATCCTCCGTTTCAATCTTATATTCGGTGAAATTCCACCTCAGCTGAGTCTCCTCTCGAATCTCTTGGTCTTAAAGCTTCGTCAGAATGATATCTCAGGAATCATCCCCCCAACCATCAGTAACATCACTCGTTTACAAATAATCTCTCTATCAATTAATCAGCTCACAGGAAGCATTCCTGAGGAGCTGGGCAAATTATCGAATTTATCTCACTTGAGTCTTGATAGAAATAGACTTTCGGGCGATTTACCGCAGTCCCTCTTTAATTTGTCCTCTCTTGGATACCTAAGCTCGGCGTTCAACCAGTTAGGGGGAGCGTTGCCACCAAACATTGGCAATGCCATCCCTAATCTCTATTATTTTTACCTGGACAACAACATGTTCCATGGGCACATCCCAGCTTCCCTGGGCAATGCTTCCAGGCTAGAGTTGATAGGTTTAGAATCTAAcaattttgctggccgaattcCTAGTTCTCTGGGTAAGCTACCAAACCTGTATGATCTTTACCTTTGGGGTAACAGTATTGAAGCGAGCGACCAAGAAAGCTGGGCATTCTTGTATGCCTTGGCAAACTGTACTTCTTCATCGTGTAATAAGTCTACAGACCTTCGAGTTCTATATTTAGGAGAAAACCACCTATCAGGAAAAGTTCCCCCAATCATACAGAATCTTCGTGGCTTATTTGCTCTAGGGCTAGACGGAAACGATCTCACTGGTACAATTGAATGGATTGGGAAGCTGAGGAGTCTAGTGCATCTATATCTCCAAGAGAATAATTTCGTCGGGACAATTCCATCCTCTATTGGCAATCTTACTAACTTGTCGTCACTGGTTCTATCAAAGAATGCATTAAGTGGACACATACCGAGCAACTTGGGAAATCTTCGACAGCTCCAGATGCTGAACCTCAGCCACAACAATCTTGAGGGTGGTATACCATCCAACTTGGGAAACCTTGGTCAACTCGATCACTTGGATCTAAGTTCCAACATGCTCCGAGGTATCATACCTTAA
- the LOC117861192 gene encoding uncharacterized protein — MAETFAGLRIVASAVPQPRTLHCCLLRTALRGGQFRGGRLRARAAVAGAPEVDDDDAMSIDNLHRFFDLNVGRWNGSFYQFDAHGRVLQGISTRLSVSTYGEDDLISLLQSLYIKQASSRISIVDEEDSEPEWVEYKIKETNMFTVDKYQQIGFFPKEKAFALRYQTAGMLETVLRVGVLGEDDTGEDSPKNLKIPSRKPSIVCENCLYSLEANGRVRAFHIMDPKGVVDTLLVFHEKQGSIVSQPLFDSSVDPESASSNRINALLGRWEGHSVTKRSGVYGATLAEADTVVVLEMDGNGKLIQDTKSTKSGTSTTTTVNWIGSANNNLLQFDGGYEITLLPGGMYMGYPSDISKCVAQLDSFHLEFCWMESPGKRQRLVRTYDSAGLAVSSTYFLESKV; from the exons ATGGCGGAAACCTTCGCAGGCCTCCGcatcgtcgcctccgccgtccctcAGCCTCGAACCCTCCACTGCTGCCTCCTCCGCACAGCGCTCCGCGGCGGCCAGTTCCGGGGCGGCCGGctgcgcgcccgcgccgcggtcGCGGGGGCGCCAGaggtggacgacgacgatgcaATGAGCATCGACAACCTTCACAGGTTCTTCGACCTCAACGTCGGAAGATGGAACGGATCCTTCTAT CAATTCGACGCGCATGGGAGGGTGCTGCAGGGCATTAGCACGCGCTTGTCCGTGAGCACGTACGGAGAGGACGACCTCATCAGCCTCCTGCAATC GCTGTATATTAAGCAAGCTTCCTCTAGGATATCAATTGTTGACGAGGAGGATTCTGAACCAGAGTGGGTAGAGTACAAAATCAAAGAGACAAACATGTTCACTGTGGACAAGTATCAGCAG ATAGGATTCTTTCCTAAAGAGAAGGCGTTCGCACTGAGGTACCAGACTGCAGGAATGCTGGAGACTGTACTTCGGGTTGGTGTGCTTGGAGAAGATGATACTGGTGAAGACTCCCCCAA AAACTTGAAGATACCTTCTCGTAAGCCATCTATTGTATGCGAGAATTGTCTTTACTCCCTTGAAGCCAATGGCCGAGTGAGGGCTTTCCACATTATGGACCCGAAGGGAGTGGTCGATACCCTTCTGGTTTTCCATGAAAAGCAGGGATCTATAGTGTCACAGCCACTTTTCGACTCATCAGTTGATCCTGAG AGTGCCAGCAGTAATAGGATAAACGCACTACTTGGAAGATGGGAGGGGCATTCTGTGACTAAGAGGAGCGGGGTATATGGAGCAACCCTTGCTGAGGCAGATACAGTTGTTGTCCTTGAAATGGATGGCAATGGCAAGCTAATTCAG GATACTAAATCAACGAAATCTGGAACTAGCACAACAACAACGGTGAACTGGATAGGATCAGCAAACAACAATTTGCTTCAGTTTGATGGAGGATATGAAATCACATTGCTACCTGGTGGAATGTACATGGGATATCCATCAGACATCAGCAAATGCGTCGCCCAGTTAGATTCTTTCCACTTGGAGTTTTGTTGGATGGAATCGCCAGGAAAGAGGCAGCGGCTTGTGCGGACTTACGACTCCGCTGGTCTGGCTGTTTCGTCAACCTACTTTTTAGAGAGCAAAGTATGA